A section of the Salmo salar chromosome ssa05, Ssal_v3.1, whole genome shotgun sequence genome encodes:
- the LOC106604876 gene encoding protocadherin gamma-A11 isoform X38, translating to MALEGFLQPKCVKWRLCCGLRWQVLIFLLHLNHIVSGQIRYSIPEEMKKGSLIGNVAQDLGLDLKRLRAGRARIVTGESIQYTELKTDKGILVVSERIDREQLCGDVTPCSFSFEIILENPMELHHITIEVLDVNDHPPIFKKTDVKLEISESAILGARFVLENAEDPDVGVHSLQNYVLTPNDNFALKQHANPDGSKYAEMILQKPLDREEHPRLSLKLIAVDGGNPQRSGSVNIEITVLDVNDNAPVFNQSVYRATVMENAPKDTYITTVNASDADSGSNGYITYSLSNLKGNVADVLNINENTGILSVAGLIDYEKDKKYELRIEAKDQGGLTDSSKVIVEVIDVNDNAPVISVMSFTSPMSEDSPPGTTIGIINVKDVDSGENGQVSCSLDQNIPFKIKSNVRNYYTLVTDAVLDRESVSEYNITVVATDAGSPPLSSRRTFHLKVSDVNDNAPVFPHGVYNSYIAENNSPGVSIFTVTAKDTDSNQNARISYILEDSDVSGTPVSVYVSVNAESGVIHAVRSFDYEQMKQLRLVVKAQDGGSPPLSSNVTVNILIQDQNDNAPQVLYPVQTSSSLVAEMVPRSADVGYLVTKVVAVDVDSGQNAWLSYKLQKATDRALFEVGLQNGEIRTIRQVNDKDAVKQRLTVVVEDNGQPSRSATVNVNVAVADSFPEVLSEFTDFTHDKEYNDNLTFYLVLALAVVSFLFITCLVVIISVKIYRWRQSRILYHSNLPVIPYYPPRYADTLGTGTLQHVYNYEVCRTTDSRKSDCQFARPCSQNVLIMDPSSTGTMQRMQNEKNILDEPDSPLEVRNTFSNNDSTIHKTIDSKHIHDLTDSDWK from the coding sequence ATGGCATTGGAAGGATTCCTTCAACCTAAATGTGTAAAATGGCGTTTGTGTTGTGGACTGCGTTGGCAAGTACTTATTTTTCTCCTGCATCTCAATCACATTGTCAGTGGACAAATCCGGTATTCCATTCCGGAGGAGATGAAGAAAGGCTCTCTTATCGGTAACGTAGCTCAAGACCTGGGGTTAGATTTGAAACGGCTCCGAGCGGGCAGGGCTCGTATCGTGACCGGAGAAAGCATTCAGTACACGGAGCTGAAGACAGACAAAGGGATTCTAGTCGTGAGTGAGAGAATAGACCGAGAGCAGCTTTGTGGCGACGTCACACCGTGTAGCTTTAGCTTCGAAATCATTCTAGAAAATCCGATGGAGCTCCATCACATAACTATAGAAGTCTTAGATGTTAATGATCATCCTCCGATATTTAAGAAAACGGATGTTAAATTGGAAATAAGCGAGTCGGCTATCCTCGGTGCGCGCTTTGTGCTAGAAAATGCAGAAGATCCCGATGTAGGAGTTCACAGTCTACAAAATTATGTTTTAACCCCGAATGATAACTTTGCCCTCAAGCAACATGCAAATCCAGACGGTAGTAAATACGCTGAAATGATTCTTCAGAAACCGTTAGACAGAGAGGAGCATCCTCGTCTCTCTCTAAAGCTAATCGCTGTAGACGGTGGAAATCCACAGAGATCTGGCTCAGTAAATATAGAGATCACTGTCCTAGATGTCAATGACAATGCGCCTGTGTTTAACCAGTCAGTGTACAGGGCTACTGTGATGGAAAACGCTCCAAAAGACACCTATATTACCACTGTAAACGCGTCTGATGCAGACAGTGGTTCTAATGGCTATATAACGTATTCGCTGTCTAACCTGAAGGGAAATGTAGCAGATGTATTGAATATAAATGAAAACACTGGGATACTGTCAGTTGCAGGCCTGATAGATTATGAAAAAGACAAAAAATACGAATTACGGATTGAAGCTAAAGATCAGGGAGGTTTAACAGATTCGAGTAAAGTTATTGTTGAGGTCATTGACGTTAACGACAATGCACCTGTGATTAGCGTGATGTCATTCACTAGTCCAATGTCTGAAGACTCTCCTCCCGGTACAACTATTGGTATTATCAACGTTAAAGATGTCGATTCGGGTGAAAATGGACAGGTTAGCTGCAGCCTGGACCAAAACATTCCGTTCAAGATCAAATCCAATGTAAGAAATTACTACACCTTGGTAACCGACGCTGTTTTAGACCGTGAGAGCGTGTCAGAATATAACATCACTGTAGTCGCCACGGACGCAGGGTCGCCTCCTCTCTCAAGTAGAAGAACCTTTCACCTGAAGGTGTCCGACGTCAATGACAACGCCCCAGTGTTTCCACATGGCGTGTACAACTCTTATATCGCAGAGAATAACTCTCCAGGCGTCTCTATATTTACTGTTACAGCTAAAGACACGGATTCTAATCAAAATGCCCGTATTTCCTATATTCTAGAGGATTCTGATGTCAGCGGGACTCCTGTGTCTGTTTATGTTTCCGTAAACGCAGAGAGTGGGGTCATACACGCGGTGCGCTCCTTTGATTATGAACAAATGAAACAACTAAGACTCGTGGTTAAGGCGCAGGATGGAGGCTCTCCTCCACTCAGTAGCAATGTGACTGTCAATATCCTTATCCAGGACCAGAATGACAACGCGCCTCAGGTTCTGTACCCAGTCCAGACTAGCAGCTCTCTGGTGGCTGAAATGGTGCCTCGTTCAGCAGATGTGGGCTATCTTGTTACTAAAGTGGTGGCTGTTGATGTGGACTCTGGACAGAATGCCTGGCTCTCGTATAAACTGCAGAAAGCGACAGACAGGGCGCTGTTTGAAGTGGGCTTACAGAATGGAGAAATAAGAACCATACGCCAAGTCAATGATAAAGATGCTGTGAAACAAAGGCTCACTGTTGTAGTGGAGGACAACGGGCAGCCCTCTCGTTCAGCTACAGTCAATGTTAACGTGGCGGTGGCGGACAGCTTCCCTGAAGTGCTCTCGGAGTTCACTGACTTTACGCACGACAAGGAGTACAATGACAACCTGACTTTTTACTTAGTCTTGGCTTTGGCTGTAGTCTCATTTCTGTTCATCACATGTTTAGTGGTTATTATATCAGTGAAAATATACAGATGGAGACAGTCTCGCATCCTCTATCATTCCAACCTCCCGGTTATTCCGTATTATCCACCGCGTTACGCAGACACTTTGGGGACAGGAACTCTACAGCACGTGTACAATTACGAGGTGTGCAGGACGACTGACTCCAGAAAGAGTGACTGTCAGTTCGCCAGACCCTGTAGTCAGAACGTACTGATAATGGACCCCAGTTCTACAGGGACGATGCAGCGGATGCAGAACGAAAAGAACAtcctggatgaaccagactctCCATTAGAG
- the LOC123743228 gene encoding protocadherin beta-16-like has product MEYEGFIQPKCVRWRLCGLRWQVLIFFLYFSHIVSGQIRYSIPEEMKKGSLIGNVAQDLGLDLKRLRAGRARIVTGESIQYTELKTDKGILVVSERIDREQLCGDVTPCSFSFEIILENPIELHRVTVEIVDVNDHSPVFKNNHIKFEISESATLGSRFVLESAKDPDVGVNGLQEYVLTENDNFVLKQHSNPDGSKFAEMILQKPLDREENPRLSLKLIAVDGGNPQRSGSVNIEITVLDANDNAPVFNQSVYRATVMENAPKDTYITTVNASDADSGSNGIVMYYFSNLKENLADIFDIDETTGKISVVGQIDFEKDNKYEIRVEAKDQGGLTDLGKVVIEIVDINDNAPVINVMSFTSPVSEDASPGTTIAVVNVKDADSERNGQITCSVDTNSFKIKSSLSSYYTLISDVAFDRETTPEYNITITATDSGSPPLSSARTLHLRISDVNDNAPLFHQSSYSAYVTENNSPGMSIFTVSARDSDWNQNARISYLLEDTQISGTPVSTYISINSETGVLHAVRSFDYEQIKQLKLVVKAQDGGSPPLSSNVTVKIMIQDQNDNAPQVLYPVQTSSSLVAEMVPRSADVGYLVTKVVAVDVDSGQNAWLSYKLQKATDRALFEVGLQNGEIRTIRQVTDKDAVKQRLTVVVEDNGQPSRSATVNVNVAVADSFPEVLSEFTDFTHDKEYNDNLTFYLVLALAVVSFLFITCLVVIISVKIYRWRQSRILYHSNLPVIPYYPPRYADTLGTGTLQHVYNYEVCRTTDSRKSDCQFTRPYSQNVMIMDPSSTGTMQRMQNEKNILDEPDSPLEVSLLEFKWYCTLAWNISLSTLPFVKMSTISFGAFRLIYCVCLVYSVQCRAKSFLISFGFYTMPADFFAQDGGSPPLSSNVSINILIQDQNDNAPQVLYPVQTSSSLVAEMVPRSADVGYLVTKVVAVDVDSGQNAWLSYKLQKATDRALFEVGLQNGEIRTIRQVNDKDAVKQRLTVVVEDNGQPSRSATVNVNVAVADSFPEVLSEFTDFTHDKEYNDNLTLYLVLALAVVSFLFITCLVVIISVKIYRWRQSRILYHSNLPVIPYYPPRYADTLGTGTLQHVYNYEVCRTTDSRKSDCQFARPCSQNVLIMDPSSTGTMQRMQSEKNILDEPDSPLEVS; this is encoded by the exons ATGGAATATGAAGGATTCATTCAACCTAAATGCGTAAGATGGCGTTTGTGTGGACTACGGTGGCAGGTACTCATTTTTTTCCTGTATTTCAGTCATATTGTCAGTGGACAAATCCGTTATTCCATTCCGGAGGAGATGAAGAAAGGCTCTCTTATCGGTAACGTAGCTCAAGACCTGGGGTTAGATTTGAAACGTCTCCGAGCGGGCAGGGCTCGTATCGTGACCGGAGAAAGCATTCAGTACACAGAGCTGAAGACAGACAAAGGGATTCTAGTCGTGAGTGAGAGAATAGACCGAGAGCAGCTTTGTGGCGACGTCACACCGTGTAGCTTCAGCTTTGAAATTATTTTAGAAAATCCCATCGAATTACATCGTGTTACAGTTGAAATTGTGGATGTAAATGACCATTCACCTGTTTTTAAGAATAATCATATCAAATTTGAAATCAGCGAATCTGCTACTCTTGGCTCTCGTTTTGTGCTGGAGAGTGCAAAGGATCCCGATGTGGGAGTTAATGGACTACAGGAGTATGTTTTAACTGAAAATGACAATTTCGTTCTGAAACAACATTCGAATCCTGACGGTAGTAAATTTGCAGAAATGATTTTACAAAAGCCTTTGGATAGAGAAGAGaatcctcgtctctctctcaaaCTAATCGCTGTAGACGGTGGAAATCCGCAGAGGTCTGGCTCAGTAAATATAGAGATCACTGTCCTAGATGCCAATGATAATGCGCCTGTGTTTAACCAGTCAGTGTACAGGGCTACTGTGATGGAAAACGCTCCAAAAGACACCTATATCACCACCGTGAATGCCAGTGACGCAGACAGTGGTTCCAATGGTATAGTGATGTATTATTTTTCGAATTTGAAAGAAAACTTGGCAGATATATTTGACATTGATGAGACAACTGGCAAGATATCTGTTGTTGGACAAATCGATTTTGAAAAAGATAACAAATATGAAATTAGAGTTGAGGCCAAAGACCAAGGTGGCTTGACAGACCTCGGTAAAGTTGTCATAGAAATAGTTGACATAAATGACAATGCCCCAGTCATAAACGTCATGTCTTTCACTAGCCCTGTGTCTGAAGATGCTTCTCCTGGAACCACGATTGCCGTTGTAAACGTTAAAGATGCCGATTCAGAGAGAAACGGACAGATTACATGCTCTGTAGATACTAACTCGTTCAAGATAAAATCGTCGCTAAGTAGTTATTATACGTTGATCTCAGATGTAGCttttgacagagaaacgactCCAGAATACAACATAACCATTACAGCAACAGATTCTGGTTCGCCTCCTCTCTCCAGCGCCAGAACTTTACACCTTAGAATATCTGACGTAAATGATAATGCTCCATTGTTTCATCAGAGCTCATACTCTGCTTACGTCACAGAGAATAACTCTCCTGGAATGTCCATATTTACTGTCAGCGCGCGGGACTCTGATTGGAATCAGAACGCGAGAATATCGTACCTGTTGGAGGACACGCAGATCAGTGGAACTCCAGTCTCTACTTATATATCAATTAACTCTGAAACAGGAGTTTTACATGCGGTGCGCTCCTTTGATTATGAACAAATAAAACAGCTTAAACTCGTGGTTAAGGCGCAAGATGgaggctctcctcctctcagtagcAATGTGACTGTGAAAATAATGATCCAGGACCAGAACGACAACGCGCCTCAGGTTCTGTACCCAGTCCAGACTAGCAGCTCTCTGGTGGCTGAAATGGTGCCTCGTTCAGCAGATGTGGGCTATCTTGTTACTAAAGTGGTGGCTGTTGATGTGGACTCTGGACAGAATGCCTGGCTCTCGTATAAACTGCAGAAAGCGACAGACAGGGCGCTGTTTGAAGTGGGCTTACAGAATGGAGAAATAAGAACTATACGCCAAGTCACTGATAAAGATGCTGTGAAACAAAGGCTCACTGTTGTAGTGGAGGACAACGGGCAGCCCTCTCGTTCAGCTACAGTCAATGTTAACGTGGCGGTGGCGGACAGCTTCCCTGAAGTGCTCTCGGAGTTCACTGACTTTACGCACGACAAGGAGTACAATGACAACCTGACTTTTTACTTAGTCTTGGCTTTGGCTGTAGTCTCATTTCTGTTCATCACGTGTTTAGTGGTTATTATATCAGTGAAAATATACAGATGGAGACAGTCTCGCATCCTCTATCATTCCAACCTCCCGGTTATTCCGTATTATCCACCGCGTTACGCAGACACTTTGGGGACAGGAACTCTACAGCACGTGTACAATTACGAGGTGTGCAGGACGACTGACTCCAGAAAGAGTGACTGTCAGTTCACCAGACCCTATAGTCAGAACGTAATGATAATGGACCCCAGTTCTACAGGGACGATGCAGCGGATGCAGAACGAAAAGAACAtcctggatgaaccagactctCCATTAGAGGTGAGTTTATTGGAGTTTAAATGGTATTGCACATTGGCTTGGAATATATCTCTATCTACATTGCCTTTTGTGAAAATGTCAACTATTTCGTTCGGTGCCTTTAGGTTAATTTATTGTGTATGTCTAGTCTACAGTGTACAGTGTAGGGCTAAATCATTTCTGATTAGCTTCGGATTTTATACTATGCCTgctgattttttt GCGCAAGATGgaggctctcctcctctcagtagcAATGTGAGTATCAACATATTAATTCAAGACCAGAACGACAACGCGCCTCAGGTTCTGTATCCAGTCCAGACTAGCAGCTCTCTGGTGGCTGAAATGGTGCCTCGTTCAGCAGATGTGGGCTATCTTGTTACTAAAGTGGTGGCTGTTGATGTGGACTCTGGACAGAATGCCTGGCTCTCGTATAAACTGCAGAAAGCGACAGACAGGGCGCTGTTTGAAGTGGGCTTACAGAATGGAGAAATAAGAACCATACGCCAAGTTAATGATAAAGATGCTGTGAAACAAAGGCTCACTGTTGTAGTGGAGGACAACGGGCAGCCCTCTCGTTCAGCTACAGTCAATGTTAACGTGGCGGTGGCGGACAGCTTCCCTGAAGTGCTCTCGGAGTTCACTGACTTTACGCACGACAAGGAGTACAATGACAACCTGACTCTTTACTTAGTCTTGGCTTTGGCTGTAGTCTCATTTCTGTTCATCACATGTTTAGTGGTTATTATATCAGTGAAAATATACAGATGGAGACAGTCTCGCATCCTCTATCATTCCAACCTCCCGGTTATTCCGTATTATCCACCGCGTTACGCAGACACTTTGGGGACAGGAACTCTACAGCACGTGTACAATTACGAGGTGTGCAGGACGACTGACTCCAGAAAGAGTGACTGTCAGTTCGCCAGACCCTGTAGTCAGAACGTTCTGATAATGGACCCCAGTTCTACAGGGACGATGCAGCGGATGCAGAGTGAAAAGAACAtcctggatgaaccagactccCCACTAGAGGTGAGTTAA